A genomic segment from Montipora foliosa isolate CH-2021 chromosome 9, ASM3666993v2, whole genome shotgun sequence encodes:
- the LOC137969975 gene encoding collagen triple helix repeat-containing protein 1-like, whose protein sequence is MVHFRSNSTPALVFSLVFAILSYFAAANNKSSQQPNNAPASLFYGGIPGMHGKPGSPGLPGRDGRDGREGAKGDQGQPGKAGPQGPRGVVGPAGANGKDGAKGESGEKGPPGQKGERGESIASGAPGVMALKNWKECAWKNLNDEKDHGLIKDCVFTKNVSDTALHVAWTGTLRITGCTGCCKRWYFTFNGAECSAPLPIDGIVYLNLAGQNTHRVRHIEGHCNNIHKGKVRVGFWVGNCHGYGNADAQTGWNAVSRIFVEEVPKSQA, encoded by the exons ATGGTTCATTTTCGAAGTAATTCAACCCCGGCCTTGGTGTTTTCACTTGTGTTTGCGATCCTGAGTTACTTTGCTGCAGCGAACAACAAGAGCAGCCAACAACCCAACAATGCG CCTGCTTCCCTTTTCTATGGAGGCATTCCTGGAATGCATGGAAAGCCTGGGTCACCTGGGTTACCAGGCCGTGACGGAAGAGATGGTCGTGAAGGGGCCAAAGGAGACCAAGGACAACCCGGTAAGGCTGGACCCCAGGGACCTCGTGGGGTAGTGGGTCCTGCTGGTGCAAATGGAAAGGATGGCGCAAAGGGAGAAAGCGGTGAAAAGGGCCCTCCCGGCCAAAAAGGAGAGCGAGGAGAGAGTATTGCAAGTGGAGCTCCAGGTGTGATGGCTTTGAAGAACTGGAAGGAGTGCGCCTGGAAAAACTTGAACGATGAGAAAGATCATGGCCTGATTAAG gATTGCGTGTTCACCAAGAACGTCTCTGATACAGCTCTTCATGTGGCCTGGACTGGTACTCTTCGAATTACCGGCTGCACGGGTTGCTGTAAACGGTGGTACTTCACTTTCAACGGTGCTGAATGCTCGGCTCCCCTCCCTATTGATGGTATTGTGTACTTAAACTTGGCGGGTCAAAATACTCATcgcgtccgccatattgaagggCACTGCAACAACATTCACAAGGGAAAGGTGCGCGTGGGATTCTGGGTCGGCAATTGTCATGGATATGGAAATGCTGATGCCCAAACAGGATGGAATGCAGTGTCCCGGATCTTTGTAGAGGAAGTTCCTAAATCTCAAGCTTAG
- the LOC137969983 gene encoding collagen triple helix repeat-containing protein 1-like produces the protein MSWILLTLLFMSLPCNCFAAGDNNAGDPSCNDNQASSICRWGIPGMHGKPGSPGFPGRDGRDGRDGPKGDQGQTGAAGIQGPPGQKGQRGETGASGAPDVMAFKNWKECAWNNINDGRGNGLIKDCVFTKNFSDTALHVAWTGTLNVDGCTGCCKRWYFTFNGAECSAPLPIDGIVYLGGGKSQSTYRVRHIEGHCNNIQKGKVRVGFWVGNCQGYGNANANTGWGAVSRIFVEEVAKPQA, from the exons ATGTCTTGGATCTTGCTGACGCTTCTTTTCATGTCACTTCCGTGTAACTGTTTTGCAGCGGGGGATAACAATGCTGGTGACCCGTCTTGCAATGACAAC CAAGCCTCGTCGATTTGCCGTTGGGGTATTCCCGGCATGCATGGCAAGCCTGGATCCCCAGGATTCCCAGGCCGCGATGGACGGGACGGCCGTGACGGACCAAAAGGGGATCAGGGACAAACTGGAGCGGCTGGTATCCAGGGTCCTCCCGGTCAAAAAGGACAGCGAGGAGAGACCGGGGCAAGTGGAGCTCCAGATGTGATGGCTTTTAAGAACTGGAAGGAGTGCGCCTGGAATAACATTAACGATGGCAGAGGTAACGGCCTGATTAAG GATTGCGTGTTCACTAAGAACTTCTCTGATACAGCTCTTCATGTGGCCTGGACTGGTACTCTTAACGTTGACGGTTGCACTGGTTGCTGTAAACGCTGGTACTTCACTTTCAACGGTGCTGAATGCTCGGCTCCCCTCCCTATTGATGGTATTGTGTACTTAGGCGGGGGAAAATCTCAGAGTACTTATcgcgtccgccatattgaagggCACTGCAATAACATTCAGAAGGGAAAAGTGCGCGTGGGATTCTGGGTCGGTAATTGTCAGGGATATGGAAATGCTAATGCCAACACAGGTTGGGGAGCAGTGTCCCGGATCTTTGTCGAGGAAGTTGCTAAACCTCAAGCTTAG